The region TCAGGAATACCTGGAAAAGATGCTGGTGTTTCAACCTCCGTTGAGTAATTTTCAACGTCTTTTGAAGTAAGATGCTGAATTTTTTCTACGGAGTGAACAGCAAACACATAACTTGCATTAGCCTTTGCTGTTACTTTTACAGTATACTTTCCACTCGAAAGATGTCCTCTCCGAGTTGCTGCTATTGGCATCATCGCATCTACTGTAGTTTCTAGTACTTCATCATCTTTACTGAAAACAACATCCAGCGAATTTTTACTAGGTGAAGCAACACTAAGTAGATAATCTCCTTCTTCTGCAATGAAGAATTCATAAGTGTGACTCTCATCTGCAGTTAACTCACTAGGATAGATCACACTAGACTTAACTTCGCCAACATCTAGAGAGGTTATTTCGTGTGCTGAAACTAAAAGCTCATACGTAGCACTTTCTCCTTGTAGCAAAACTTCGACCGTATAATCGCCAGGGTCTAACGTCTTTAGCCTTTCAGCAGTGTGGTTCAATGCAGAGAACGAAATATATTCCGTATTTGTTCCGACATTATTGCTGGTTGCAAGAATTGCGTCATCTTTTTTAAGAACTAGGGAGGCATCCCCATTAATGTTTTTTAGATGCGCAACGATGTTTGATGGGTTTTCAAGATGAATAGAATAAACTGCTTGCCTGTTTGTGAAAGACAGGTTACCAATTGAAGGTTGGTCTAGTTGGATGGGAATCATTTCAAGTATTTCCTTTACTAATGGACAGAGGGGGGTGAGTCGCTCACCCCCTTCTTCAGAACTAGCTTAATGCATTCAGGGTGTCAGTCCTAGTCGTTTTGTCAAAGACTGTGTAATAGGCTCTATCTCTCATTTCCAATGAGATAGGAATTTGGTCTGACGTTAAGGAAGTGACCTGTCGAATAGACTTACCATCAGTGGCCCAGACTTGCCACCCAGTGGATGCTTTCTTTCCGATAAAGTAAACACGGAAATTAGTTTCCACCATGTTTCCAAAATCTTCGAAATCGGTGCTTAATCTTTCAACAGTGTAATTTGAGACATCAGCTTCATTCGAATGCTTATCTTCTATCGCATAAAGTTGGAAACCTAAGTCGTCTCCGGCATCAGCTAAGAAAGTAATCCGACCATTCCCAACCGAGTGGAATCCGTGAGCACCTGAACCAACGGGCTTTCCATCTTTTATCCCAGGATTGATGTTGGACGGATGAGAAGTTGTAATAGGAACAGGGCATACAGGACCACCATCTCTGGCACGTAGATAGTACTCATAAGCAGTACCAAAGAAGGTTGCCGGGTTGATCACTCCAAACAAACTACCGTAAGTTACAGGATTGTCTGATCCATTAGTAGACTTACCATTGTCTGAATCACTGGGGTATTTAGGAGAACCACCATATCCTTTTTCCGTATTCAGACCAAAATGCATACCAAAGGGTTCCCACCCAATTGCATACTGCTCGTTGTAGTTGGGACAGTCTCTATTTGCCTTACCCGTTGCTCGTGCTTCAAAAGCGTAGCCTGCACCAAAGACAGAGTTCTCGTAAACTACAAAGTCGTTAAAGAACGGAAAGATAACTTGTCCAGGTTTTACCATGAACCGTGCATCTCTAGGATGATTGTTAAATGCATTTGCATAACCAATTCCTCCACCTCCTTGATAAAGCATATAAGGAACACCATTTACAAAAAGGAGAGGTACAGGTCCAACTTCTTCATATCCTCTATAACCAATTTGGTACTCCTTAATTACTGCACTAGACAAGGAGAGAACTTCACTTTGTATTGGACCGCCACCAGAACCAGAACTACCTGTACTAGATGCATAGTCAACATATGCAGATGTGTTCTTAATGTAATAGTCGTTTAACTTCTGTTCAGTCGTGTACCCACTAGTAGTTGGGAGCCTAAGGTCATTAGTTAAGGTCGGACCAAACACTTTAGTTCCAACTGCAGCAAAAATTCCTGGTTGGGTGCCTGCCTGCGAGTTAAAGTCCGCCATTGATAAGATACTAGTAATCGGAGTGGAAATATCCGTATTGTATTTGGTAACAAAACCAGGACTACCGGGCGTTGTACTAGCGTTGACTCTCCAAATACCATTTCCGTCGTTTGTTCCTGTCCCAGATTTGTAAGCACTGAAGTAGGTATAGCCATCGGTATGAACTACGAGGTTATCGATATTAGAAGATCCTTCCCCTGGTTCAATATCTGTCATCCGTTTGAGCACAGGTGGGTTGACAGTTGTATCTAACCGATCAAGTTCATAGCCATATCCTGGGGTGTATCCGACGCCATAGATCATATTTCCCGAAACTACTAATCCGTGCAGGTCATATACTGGGTCTGACGTTTCAGCAACAGTCAACTCAGAAGTGTCACTAGATGTGTCTGCTGTACTAACCCAAAGGTTTGTTCCTTTTTCAGAAGGACCAATGAAGTATTTGTTAGAGCCAACCACCACAAAATCTGAAAATCCTACTCCATTTGAAGCAAGATTTAGATCCTTTAATAACGAAGCGGTGTTTGTTGTTGTCGTAAAAGTGTAAGGTTCATTACCGTAGGCTACAGTATTCGCAGCCATCAGCAACAACGTAGAACTATGCGCAAATAGTGAGGATGGATTGCTACCGAAGTTGAATCCACCAGACGAAGCCCGTATTTCTGTTTTAGTTGGAGCAGAATTCGTACTAATTGTGTGTCTGAAAAGCTCGATGTTTTCCGCACTGGAAGCGTCACTTGCTGCCCAAAATACTTGGTCTGAACCTAACTTTGTAAATCCATAGGGGTCTGATGAACCAGAACTGTTTACTTGAGTTGTCCCCACAAGTCCTGGAGTCGTACTGGTATTTTGAATTCGAAACGCTTCATAATCGTCTGAGCCAGAATTATCTGCGCTAAAGTACAACCAACTAGTATCGACTGCCGTCAAGTTAGTTGGGTTACTATCATCAGACCCGGAACGAATATCGATCAAGGTTGGTGAAGTCTTGTTGGCGTTAGTTATCTTCCAAAGTTCTCTGCCTTGCGATGAGCTACCTGTTGCAGCAAAGAATAGTGCAGGAGTGGTTCCGTTTTTTACAACAGTCAGTTCAGAAGGGTTGCTACTGTCACTACCTGAAAGAATATCGATAGGAGTAGGTGCAGTCCAATTATTAGCGGAACTAACGTGGAATAACTCTGTTCCAATATTCGAAGCTTTTGTTTGAGTGGCAATAACATAGAGGTCGTCATCATCTAGAGCTACAATTTCTGTTGGGTTAGAGCTGTCATATACAAAGCCAGTCAAAGGGTCATACGTACTTCCAGGTTCGATCGCTGATCGCCTGGATACTGAGAAAGCTTCTGGAATAATTCCGTAGGTGTTTACTAGAAACCCAAACTCTACTGCAAAAAGGTCTTTCCCACCTATAGAAAGGTCTCCAATAAAATACACAAGAAACAGGTCATTGTTGTTTGACTGATACGTAAAATCTGTAGGGAAAGACAACAGTTCATCAGATGCAACTACTCTAATATTAGGTCCATCCGAAGCTGTAGAACCATCAGTAGCCCAAATACGAATCTTACCTGACTTGTACGCACCAAAGTACAGTAAGTTGTCGCCTGACGGACCAAGTGCAGTTAACGATGTTGGGTTACTACTACCATCAAGGTTAAGGTCAAACCTTTGCACATTTCCTGTAGTATTAACCCTATAGAGTTCTGTATCTCCATTTACATCTGTGGCTTTGAAATAGACCCAGCTGCCGTAACTATTGGAAAGGTTTGTTAACTCAGTTGGGTTAGACCCGGACGCTCCAGACACGATATCAACAACAGACGTATTACCTGTAGTTCCGTCTGTTTTGAACAATTCGGTTCCGTACTCGTCGCTATCTGCAACGAAATACGTTGTGCTGCCTAACTGAACAAATTCTCTAGGGTTACTTCCAGCGTTTCCGGCTATAACGTTATCTATCTGAACCGGGACATTATTAGACGTGGACCCTAACGACACAGTAAACGTGTATTTTTCAGAAGTTGACGCATTGGATAACTTCAGGTAATAACGATTACGGGGTTGAGAGGTGTAAGTCTGACTTAAGTTACCTGTGCCGCTATCAACAGTAGTTCCAGTTAATGATCCTCTTCTTAACTCCCAAGAAACTCCAGAGGGAGCCGTGATGTTAAGTGTTATAGAAGATGAATCATCGTAAAGGTCAAAGTAGTAAAGGTCATTCGGATCACTTGTACTTCCAACAGCATCTTTAAAAGTTGCACTTGCAGTTAGTGGACTAGCAATTTCTAATCCAGATTCATCTGCAGAATTAAAGAAATAGTCTAGGAAATTACCCGGTGTTGGTTTTTTGATAACAACTGGGTAGTTACCTGGTGGCATTGGAATTATGACTTCTTGCTTATACTGATAAGGATTTTGGAGTAGTACAATCCTTAATGAGGTGCCTGTATAAGAAGCAATATCTAACACACCATTGTCATCAAAATCTGCAATCCCAGCAGGGTAACTTTGACCAGAAGTTGCAACACCAGTACCTAACAAGTAAGTTGTTAAGAGCTTTTGCATACGTGTCTGGTAGTTAACCCCTGGAACAAATTTTGACATCACTATGTAATATTTGTAGGGGTATAAAAGGTTTTCAAAGATAAAATCTGGAGTTCCGTTGTTATCCATGTCTTCAAAACCCCTAGCTTGAAAGTTAGGTGGTGGATAGATCGTATTTACAAAACCACTACCCGTAACATTTCTTGTAGAAACAGCACTTACAAGGGTAGTTCCGTTCATAAACCATACAGAATAAGGGTCTGTTGATGCTGCACTATCTTGCACTAACAAATCCATATGTCCATCACTATCCATATCACCCACACCTACATACTTTGCTGTAAGAGGTAACGTAGGTAGTGCTGGAGTGGCTACTACTGTGTGTCCTGCGTTTAGTTGCCATATAGCTGTTGTACCTGTTGAGGTATCCCTCCACACCAGGTCATCGATCCCATCATTATTAAGGTCACCTGTTGTGTCAATAACCCAAGGAAACTGTGCGTTTCCAACGTATGTGCTGGTAGTCCAAGTTGTCCCGTCAAAATCTCCGAAATAAACATTACCTGAAGTACCGTTGTGAAAAACTACATCTCCTGCTCTAGCATAGTTAGCTTCAATCCGTAGCGAGAAATCTGTGTCTAGAGAGCTAGACGCTAGAGCAACTTTGATGTAATACACTCCAGGAGTTAAAATATCTGACGTAGGAGATAAAACTCGTGCGTTTATATACTCTGAGTTAACCCCAGTGTTTTCAGATTTAATGGCAGTGCCACCTAAACTCAGTTGACTTCCACTAGCATCGAGAACGTACAAATCAGCGTTTGTAGTAATGTCCTGCAGAATAGCAATTAGGTCAGACCTTTTCTGCAAATTGACTTTATAAAATTGTTCTGGTTGATCGACAGTTAATTTTCCTCTCACATACGCCTCTAAGTCGGAACGAAGAGTTAAGGGCGTTGCTGTCTCTAAGGAGAATCCCATTTTAGTAAATTTGTGATGGACATTATCATAATGTCATGGCTTAGCTAAGAGAGTAGGAGCATATTGTAAATGTTGATCCCAAACACATCAGTACAAGGTTATGTAAGTTATGAAACTACGGCTAACGAATATTTTTTTGATTTAGAAAGTGCTCAATCCGTTCAGCTTTGGTTGACCAAACAAGTTTCACCGTCTGCAAACTTTGAACTCTACGATGCAGACACCGGACGGATGCTAGAGTTTTGCATGAACTTTGGTAATCTAAGTGGGTTAATGGAAGCTCAGCTTGAAGCTGGACATTATAAAGTAAAGGTGTTTGCTCCAGAAGAAGGACAAGCGACGAGTTATGAGCTTTTACTTCGAGTTTCAGACCCGATTCACGGAGTTGACATTAGTAATAGTGAAGAAGATGCCTTTCCCATTTTTGAGGGTGGTGCACGAGGATTTGTAGATGCTTATTACAACACTAAGTTTGAATATATCAATGACGTAGACGTTTACAAAATGGAATTTGATGCTCCTACTAATTTGTTTATAAGTGTTCTAGGACACTTTATAAATTTTGGTATATACAGGAAGGGTGATGATGAACCTATAGACATACGAGAAGGCTTCGATGTCGGAACGTATTACGTGAAAATTAAGGGTTATAGCGGCGACTATAAGCTTTATGTGCACCCTAACTATTAATAAGAAGGGCTAGACCGATCGGTCTAGCCCTTCTTATTAATTAATCCTAAAGTCTTTACACAACACCTTCAGTATACTCCTGTGGTATTTTGTTTTTGGCTGAACTTGAGTAAAAAGATTTAATCATTGTTTTTTCCTTTCGCTTTTTTAGTACAAATGTTGTATGCCATGCTGAAAGTCATACCGCAAGGTTCATATTCAGTGAGAAAATGTCCGGCAAATTCTGGCTGACCGTTTTCATCCTCGTGGTCTAAATCTTTTCCGCATAATCCTGCTAAAGCTTCCAGATAAAGACGTAGGATTGGGTGGGAGTTTTTGAAGAAGCTTCCTTGCTGACGTGCTCGTGTTTCTTCACAGATTTTTTCCATAACACGCGCCAGCGAGAACACAATACCAGAAGAATTAACTGCTGAGAGCACCTCGATGGCGCGTTGATAATCTTCCGGTTGTAAAACGTGGTCTGATTCTAGATAAAAGTTTAGAATCTCGTCTTGGTTTTTGAAATTCATGGAAATAATGAAACGGGGTTTAAGTCAGCTAAAAGCTGGTCGTAGTTTGACAAATTAACGTTGAACTTTTGCAGCACAACTCGAAGTTCCACCAGTCTATCCAAAGCAATTTCTTTTAGGTAATCTTCCCCAGAGTCCGACTCGATACCATCAATCCAACCACTAGATAAGTATTGAAGAATGGAGGTGTTTTTGTATAGTGGGCAGACTACTTCTGCAACAGCGTTGCACATTAAGTAGCACCACTCCTGTCTATCAAAACTTATTAAGCGCTCCCGATCCAACTCTTCTCCAGTTTGTTTAGCAAAATCTTTAGGGGACAGCAACTTAGGTTCCCACTTAACAAACAACTTTCTGATTGTGATCATACTAAAGATTGTTCAATACAAAACCGGGCGAATTTTGTAGCCCGGATCATTAACTGACGTTCGTTTAACCCACCCTCGAAGCTTTGATAATAATGCCGTCTGTTATTAACAAACTCCAGACATGAGCAGTTTATATCACTATAAACTGACACGATGCCATACTCGGTTACTACATGACCATCGTAATGAGAGTCTCTGAGTGAGTTGTGTCTACGGATTCTGTTATACGAGATGGAGATTTTCCATTTTTGAGGGTTAAACTTCATTTGAAACCTCCAACGAGTCTTGAATATTCAATGTTTTAACTTTAAGGTTATCTATCTCTTGCACCAAATCATTCACTTTTTCCCAAACTTGATAGTCGAAAGCGGCGGTTAGCTTAGCACTCTCTGCGGAAGACTGAGCAGAGTTTAGACAACGATAGAGTTGTTCCAATTTTCGTTTAAGAGTTTGCCGAGCGTGGAGTTCGTTTTCATTCACTTTTATTAAGCTCATCTATAATCAACCAAGTAAAGCAGGGGAGTTAACTC is a window of Leptolyngbyaceae cyanobacterium JSC-12 DNA encoding:
- a CDS encoding hypothetical protein (IMG reference gene:2510094242); this translates as MIPIQLDQPSIGNLSFTNRQAVYSIHLENPSNIVAHLKNINGDASLVLKKDDAILATSNNVGTNTEYISFSALNHTAERLKTLDPGDYTVEVLLQGESATYELLVSAHEITSLDVGEVKSSVIYPSELTADESHTYEFFIAEEGDYLLSVASPSKNSLDVVFSKDDEVLETTVDAMMPIAATRRGHLSSGKYTVKVTAKANASYVFAVHSVEKIQHLTSKDVENYSTEVETPASFPGIPD
- a CDS encoding pre-peptidase C family protein (IMG reference gene:2510094243~PFAM: Bacterial pre-peptidase C-terminal domain), whose protein sequence is MGFSLETATPLTLRSDLEAYVRGKLTVDQPEQFYKVNLQKRSDLIAILQDITTNADLYVLDASGSQLSLGGTAIKSENTGVNSEYINARVLSPTSDILTPGVYYIKVALASSSLDTDFSLRIEANYARAGDVVFHNGTSGNVYFGDFDGTTWTTSTYVGNAQFPWVIDTTGDLNNDGIDDLVWRDTSTGTTAIWQLNAGHTVVATPALPTLPLTAKYVGVGDMDSDGHMDLLVQDSAASTDPYSVWFMNGTTLVSAVSTRNVTGSGFVNTIYPPPNFQARGFEDMDNNGTPDFIFENLLYPYKYYIVMSKFVPGVNYQTRMQKLLTTYLLGTGVATSGQSYPAGIADFDDNGVLDIASYTGTSLRIVLLQNPYQYKQEVIIPMPPGNYPVVIKKPTPGNFLDYFFNSADESGLEIASPLTASATFKDAVGSTSDPNDLYYFDLYDDSSSITLNITAPSGVSWELRRGSLTGTTVDSGTGNLSQTYTSQPRNRYYLKLSNASTSEKYTFTVSLGSTSNNVPVQIDNVIAGNAGSNPREFVQLGSTTYFVADSDEYGTELFKTDGTTGNTSVVDIVSGASGSNPTELTNLSNSYGSWVYFKATDVNGDTELYRVNTTGNVQRFDLNLDGSSNPTSLTALGPSGDNLLYFGAYKSGKIRIWATDGSTASDGPNIRVVASDELLSFPTDFTYQSNNNDLFLVYFIGDLSIGGKDLFAVEFGFLVNTYGIIPEAFSVSRRSAIEPGSTYDPLTGFVYDSSNPTEIVALDDDDLYVIATQTKASNIGTELFHVSSANNWTAPTPIDILSGSDSSNPSELTVVKNGTTPALFFAATGSSSQGRELWKITNANKTSPTLIDIRSGSDDSNPTNLTAVDTSWLYFSADNSGSDDYEAFRIQNTSTTPGLVGTTQVNSSGSSDPYGFTKLGSDQVFWAASDASSAENIELFRHTISTNSAPTKTEIRASSGGFNFGSNPSSLFAHSSTLLLMAANTVAYGNEPYTFTTTTNTASLLKDLNLASNGVGFSDFVVVGSNKYFIGPSEKGTNLWVSTADTSSDTSELTVAETSDPVYDLHGLVVSGNMIYGVGYTPGYGYELDRLDTTVNPPVLKRMTDIEPGEGSSNIDNLVVHTDGYTYFSAYKSGTGTNDGNGIWRVNASTTPGSPGFVTKYNTDISTPITSILSMADFNSQAGTQPGIFAAVGTKVFGPTLTNDLRLPTTSGYTTEQKLNDYYIKNTSAYVDYASSTGSSGSGGGPIQSEVLSLSSAVIKEYQIGYRGYEEVGPVPLLFVNGVPYMLYQGGGGIGYANAFNNHPRDARFMVKPGQVIFPFFNDFVVYENSVFGAGYAFEARATGKANRDCPNYNEQYAIGWEPFGMHFGLNTEKGYGGSPKYPSDSDNGKSTNGSDNPVTYGSLFGVINPATFFGTAYEYYLRARDGGPVCPVPITTSHPSNINPGIKDGKPVGSGAHGFHSVGNGRITFLADAGDDLGFQLYAIEDKHSNEADVSNYTVERLSTDFEDFGNMVETNFRVYFIGKKASTGWQVWATDGKSIRQVTSLTSDQIPISLEMRDRAYYTVFDKTTRTDTLNALS
- a CDS encoding hypothetical protein (IMG reference gene:2510094244), with amino-acid sequence MLIPNTSVQGYVSYETTANEYFFDLESAQSVQLWLTKQVSPSANFELYDADTGRMLEFCMNFGNLSGLMEAQLEAGHYKVKVFAPEEGQATSYELLLRVSDPIHGVDISNSEEDAFPIFEGGARGFVDAYYNTKFEYINDVDVYKMEFDAPTNLFISVLGHFINFGIYRKGDDEPIDIREGFDVGTYYVKIKGYSGDYKLYVHPNY
- a CDS encoding hypothetical protein (IMG reference gene:2510094245), which produces MNFKNQDEILNFYLESDHVLQPEDYQRAIEVLSAVNSSGIVFSLARVMEKICEETRARQQGSFFKNSHPILRLYLEALAGLCGKDLDHEDENGQPEFAGHFLTEYEPCGMTFSMAYNICTKKAKGKNND
- a CDS encoding hypothetical protein (IMG reference gene:2510094246) is translated as MITIRKLFVKWEPKLLSPKDFAKQTGEELDRERLISFDRQEWCYLMCNAVAEVVCPLYKNTSILQYLSSGWIDGIESDSGEDYLKEIALDRLVELRVVLQKFNVNLSNYDQLLADLNPVSLFP
- a CDS encoding hypothetical protein (IMG reference gene:2510094247), whose product is MKFNPQKWKISISYNRIRRHNSLRDSHYDGHVVTEYGIVSVYSDINCSCLEFVNNRRHYYQSFEGGLNERQLMIRATKFARFCIEQSLV
- a CDS encoding hypothetical protein (IMG reference gene:2510094248), which codes for MSLIKVNENELHARQTLKRKLEQLYRCLNSAQSSAESAKLTAAFDYQVWEKVNDLVQEIDNLKVKTLNIQDSLEVSNEV